A genomic region of Lodderomyces elongisporus chromosome 5, complete sequence contains the following coding sequences:
- the HIS5 gene encoding histidinol-phosphate transaminase (BUSCO:EOG09262K9A), which yields MVDFKSIIRPNIYSLEPYRCARDDFKEGILLDANENTHGPALSQPSDSEKQLQLNRYPDPHQEELKQQIIDFRNSQPNEHSKQNLKVSNLCLGVGSDESIDMLLRCCCVPGKDKLLICPPTYGMYSICATVNDVEIVKVPLTTPDFQIDINAIVEKVTADPTINLLYLTSPGNPTAQLINPDDIIKLLQETDEKNWNGLIVVDEAYIDFTAPKDNGHSQSMSTLVNQYANLVVLQTLSKSFGLAGIRLGITYCDEQLARILNAMKYPYNISSLTSDVAIRATSPKKGLQVMQNYVKSIIEQREFVLEKILQFEYVGRNIGGLDANFILVEILDKDKKPSNEVANKLYNTLAVDNAVVVRFRGKELNCTGALRVSIGTEEENKVMLQKFERVLNEINK from the coding sequence ATGGTTGACTTCAAATCTATAATCCGCCCCAATATCTACTCTCTTGAACCCTATAGATGTGCTCGAGATGACTTCAAAGAAGGTATTCTTCTAGATGCTAATGAAAACACCCATGGCCCAGCTCTCTCCCAGCCGTCAGACTCAGAAAAACAACTACAATTGAACAGGTACCCTGACCCACACCAGGAAGAGCTTAAACAACAAATTATCGATTTCAGAAATTCACAGCCTAATGAGCACTCGAAACAAAACTTAAAAGTCTCAAACTTGTGTTTAGGTGTTGGCTCAGATGAAAGCATTGATATGTTACTTAGATGTTGTTGTGTTCCCGGCAAGGATAAATTGCTCATATGTCCACCAACATACGGAATGTACAGCATCTGTGCTACCGTTAATGACGTTGAAATTGTTAAGGTGCCATTGACAACACCcgattttcaaattgataTTAATGCAATCGTTGAAAAAGTCACAGCTGATCCAACTATAAATTTATTATATCTCACGTCTCCAGGTAACCCCACGGCGCAATTGATCAACCCGGATGACATCATCAAGCTTCTTCAAGAAACGGATGAAAAGAACTGGAATGGGTTGATTGTTGTAGATGAAGCCTATATTGACTTTACTGCTCCCAAAGATAATGGCCACAGTCAGTCAATGTCTACATTGGTTAACCAGTACGCAAACCTTGTTGTGTTGCAAACATTGAGTAAGTCATTCGGCTTGGCCGGTATCAGACTAGGTATCACTTATTGCGATGAGCAATTGGCCAGAATCTTGAATGCAATGAAGTACCCATATAATATATCTTCCTTGACTTCGGATGTTGCAATCAGAGCAACATCGCCCAAGAAGGGCTTGCAAGTGATGCAAAATTACGTGAAATCCATTATAGAGCAAAGGGAATTTGTTCTCGAGAAAATCTTACAATTTGAATACGTTGGTAGAAACATTGGTGGATTGGATGCAAATTTCATCTTGGTTGAGATATTGGATAAGGACAAGAAGCCATCGAACGAAGTAGCTAACAAATTGTATAACACTTTGGCTGTAGAcaatgctgttgttgttaggTTTAGAGGTAAAGAGCTCAATTGTACTGGTGCTTTACGAGTTTCAATAGGAaccgaagaagaaaacaaagtaatGCTTCAAAAATTTGAGCGAGTCTTGAACGAGATCAATAAATAG